TTCATTTTGCCTTTTGCCGTCTTCGACAAGGTCTGTTAAAAATGTTCTAATATCTTTTCCTGTTTGTGAAATTATACTGTAAACCTCATCTTCGGCATAGCCTGTTGCGGTTAAAAGATACATTACGCTTCTATAATTGATTTTTTCATTGATGCTTTCAATTTCCACACCGTTTATGAAGTGATGTAAAATATAAAACAATGCGTCATGGATTTTCTTTCTTGAAGAGCCTTCAAGGATGATTTTATCAAAATCGATTTTAATATAATCCACCATATACTTTTGCATAATTGCTTCAAATATGTCGGATTTATCTGAAAAATGATAATATATGCCTCCGGTTGTCAATTCTGTGGAATTTC
This region of Methanobrevibacter millerae genomic DNA includes:
- a CDS encoding TetR/AcrR family transcriptional regulator translates to MNTKDLILEKTLKLILDKGTIDISISEIRNSTELTTGGIYYHFSDKSDIFEAIMQKYMVDYIKIDFDKIILEGSSRKKIHDALFYILHHFINGVEIESINEKINYRSVMYLLTATGYAEDEVYSIISQTGKDIRTFLTDLVEDGKRQNEIRQDFPTKNIVESLFTLYMGIQSFWLTFENYDAELILEKNFNITWQAIECQN